In Trichoderma breve strain T069 chromosome 4, whole genome shotgun sequence, the following proteins share a genomic window:
- a CDS encoding amidase domain-containing protein: MGDAQQITIWQDKVSLARARRDAGLAKVEPKLEGIPDVLPLSSQDLPKSVLTAREIEITEKYSVTELLKILREKKITVEEVTRAFLRRAALAQAATNCLTELLWDEAIARAKHLDSLPEPKGAFFGLPISTKEHHGMVGKNIKTSASYAAWVETEHTSNLLYDILYSEGCVFYARTTQPQTIMHLETESNVYGRTVNPYNRDLTPGGSSGGESALVGIRGSILGVGGDIGGSVRCPSAHVGIYGFKPSSKRISVAGQKANMAGKETILSTPGPMTVERDAVELFMKVAIAAEPWRLDPSLTAKPWTPYTFTKPLKIAVQWWDGVVQLHPPMKRALEEVAAACRKAGHEVVDWNCESLGHDEAWDIISGLYWPDGGEEVMNLMNSTGEPILPLTKFIIEEQPSVKKMTVPELWDICARRDAYRARYAKAWTATAANGEREVDVILCPPSFGAAAPHEQSRYWGYTSQWNLLDYPAVVFPVTTVDQVKDVKDPNYVPKNEKDRFVYEMYSPEKYVNAPVSLQIVGRRQYDEKVLAALKEIERAMGRP; the protein is encoded by the exons ATGGGTGACGCTCAGCAGATCACAATTTGGCAAGACAAAGTCTCGTTGGCCAGGGCCCGGCGCGATGCTGGCCTGGCCAAGGTCGAGCCCAAGCTGGAGGGCATCCCCGATGTCCTTCCCCTGAGTTCACAAGATCTGCCAAAGTCCGTGCTGACGGCGCGGGAAATCGAAATCACCGAAAAGTATTCCGTCACAGAACTGCTCAAGATCCTCcgggaaaagaagattaCCGTCGAGGAGGTGACGCGGGCCTTTTTGCGTAGAGCTGCGCTAGCCCAAGCTGCT ACGAATTGCCTTACTGAGCTGTTGTGGGATGAGGCCATCGCTCGTGCAAAGCACCTCGATTCCTTGCCGGAGCCCAAGGGTGCCTTCTTTGGCCTCCCCATCTCAACCAAGGAGCACCATGGCATGGTTGGCAAAAACATCAAAACCTCTGCCTCATACGCTGCTTGGGTTGAGACAGAGCACACCTCAAACCTGCTTTACGACATTCTGTACAGTGAAGGGTGTGTCTTTTACGCTAGAACAACTCAGCCGCAAACTATTATGCACTTGGAGACCGAGAGCAATGTCTATGGACGAACAGTTAACCCATACAACCGGGATCTGACACCCGGCGGTAGCTCTGGTGGCGAATCTGCCTTGGTTGGTATTCGTGGCAGTATTCTT GGCGTTGGTGGCGATATCGGCGGCAGTGTTCGATGCCCATCAGCTCATGTCGGCATCTATGGCTTCAA GCCATCTTCCAAGCGTATCTCTGTCGCCGGACAGAAGGCCAACATGGCTGGCAAGGAGACAATTCTCTCCACCCCAGGACCGATGACAGTAGAGCGTGACGCAGTCGAGCTGTTCATGAAggttgccattgctgccgaGCCATGGCGCCTCGATCCATCACTTACAGCCAAACCTTGGACGCCGTACACCTTCACGAAGCCGCTTAAAATTGCCGTCCAATGGTGGGATGGTGTTGTCCAGCTGCATCCCCCCATGAAGCGTGCATTAGAAGAAGTTGCCGCCGCGTGCCGAAAGGCCGGCCACGAGGTGGTTGACTGGAATTGCGAGTCTCTTGGCCACGATGAGGCCTGGGACATCATCTCAGGGCTCTACTGGCctgatggtggtgaagaagtcATGAACTTGATGAACTCGACCGGGGAGCCCATTTTGCCATTGACAAAGTTCATTATTGAAGAGCAGCCAAgcgtcaagaagatgaccGTACCCGAACTTTGGGAT ATTTGCGCTCGACGAGATGCGTACCGAGCAAGATACGCCAAGGCCTGGACAGCCACCGCAGCCAacggggagagagaggtAGATGTCATTCTGTGTCCTCCATCCTtcggcgctgctgctccccaCGAGCAGTCCCGGTACTGGGGCTACACTTCGCAATGGAACCTCCTGGATTACCCGGCTGTTGTCTTCCCCGTTACCACCGTCGATCAAGTCAAGGATGTCAAGGACCCCAACTACGTACCGAAGAACGAAAAGGACCGATTCGTGTATGAGATGTACAGCCCCGAGAAGTATGTCAATGCACCGGTGAGCCTGCAGATTGTTGGAAGACGGCAGTACGACGAAAAGGTCCTTGCAGCACTGAAAGAGATTGAGCGTGCCATGGGAAGACCATGA